The following proteins are co-located in the Pseudomonas sp. DY-1 genome:
- a CDS encoding GlxA family transcriptional regulator — translation MASLRFGKLQGKGLTPAFRTRLVSPDGLPVDSFSDVKVPVDGPLDDAEIIIIPAFWGDFDALLSRYPQVCEWLRARHAAGSAICGEATGVFWMAQAGLLDGKEATTYWRFFGEFAERFPRVLLNQDKHLSDADNLYCAGGVTSACDLYIYLIERFCGAGIAQAVARDILYEVQRSYTPGRIGFGGQKLHHDMTILQIQQWLEDHFADKFRFEDVARDHGMSIRNFMRRFQAATGDKPLHYLQRLRIETAKGLLSGTRKSIKTISYEVGYDDASFFARLFRQHTQLSPNQYRHQYQQKGE, via the coding sequence ATGGCCAGCTTGCGCTTCGGCAAGCTCCAGGGTAAAGGCCTCACACCTGCTTTCCGGACCCGCCTGGTCAGCCCTGATGGCCTGCCAGTCGACAGCTTCAGCGACGTGAAAGTCCCAGTCGACGGGCCGCTGGACGACGCAGAGATCATCATCATCCCTGCCTTCTGGGGCGACTTCGATGCCCTGCTATCTCGTTATCCGCAAGTCTGCGAATGGCTGCGCGCGCGTCACGCCGCCGGCAGCGCCATCTGTGGCGAGGCCACTGGTGTGTTCTGGATGGCCCAAGCGGGGCTTCTGGATGGAAAGGAAGCCACTACTTACTGGCGCTTCTTTGGTGAGTTCGCCGAACGCTTCCCCAGGGTATTGCTGAACCAGGACAAGCATCTTTCCGACGCCGACAACCTCTACTGCGCTGGCGGCGTCACCTCGGCCTGCGATCTCTATATCTACCTGATCGAACGCTTCTGTGGCGCCGGCATCGCTCAGGCGGTGGCCCGTGACATTCTCTATGAAGTCCAACGCAGCTATACCCCGGGCCGCATCGGCTTCGGCGGACAGAAGCTGCACCACGACATGACCATCCTGCAGATCCAGCAATGGCTGGAAGACCACTTCGCCGACAAATTCCGCTTCGAGGACGTGGCCCGCGACCACGGTATGAGCATTCGCAACTTCATGCGGCGCTTCCAGGCAGCCACTGGCGACAAGCCCCTGCATTACCTTCAAAGGTTACGCATCGAAACAGCAAAGGGGCTTCTTTCGGGTACGCGCAAGAGCATCAAGACCATCAGTTACGAGGTGGGCTACGACGACGCCAGCTTCTTCGCCCGCCTGTTCCGCCAGCACACCCAGCTCTCTCCGAACCAATACCGGCACCAGTACCAGCAGAAAGGTGAGTGA